In Helianthus annuus cultivar XRQ/B chromosome 3, HanXRQr2.0-SUNRISE, whole genome shotgun sequence, a single window of DNA contains:
- the LOC110901170 gene encoding uncharacterized protein LOC110901170, producing MTTSSSSNKKIKFHYGYGGTITPGKNGGKLRYEGGTNGIMKVDRGITYTEFVVKLWDVCGPSMRLRCKLPHDDLDSLVHVWSDEDLAYVFEEYDQCSEDLKIRAILDDTLRFSWANDELYCFRPKDFIMQVHTIEASR from the coding sequence ATGACAACATCATCAAGTTCCAACAAGAAGATCAAATTCCACTATGGTTATGGTGGCACGATCACACCCGGTAAGAACGGTGGCAAACTACGATACGAAGGCGGCACGAATGGGATTATGAAGGTGGACCGTGGTATTACTTACACGGAGTTTGTCGTAAAGTTATGGGATGTGTGTGGACCGTCTATGCGTTTGAGGTGTAAGTTGCCGCATGATGATCTTGACTCATTAGTTCATGTCTGGTCGGACGAGGATCTTGCGTATGTCTTTGAAGAATACGATCAATGcagtgaagatttgaagatcaGAGCCATTCTTGATGACACACTAAGGTTTTCTTGGGCTAATGACGAGTTGTATTGCTTTCGGCCTAAGGATTTTATCATGCAAGTCCACACAATTGAGGCTAGTCGTTGA